CAAAACAGTTTGGGTGCTACGGTGAGACAAAAGCTGGACTGTGgcaaaaattataattatcaAGTATTGAAACTTGGTACAAGAAGTAGTATGTAATTCTGAGATAGAAGATAGGTCACTGTTTTGtgttatacttaataaaagtcAGGCCAAGTTGGGGTGGTTCCGTCACAAGAAAAACGGACGAGGTACTTGTTATCAGCACCGTCACCGTTAACGATAATCTTGCCGCCAGGAGCCTGGACCTCAGCGATAAAGTTCAGCTCACCCTGAGCATTGGCCCACAGAAGACGGAAGGGAGTGTAAGTGCCAGCCTCAAGATCAATGTTGAAAGATCGGGAAGTGCCACCAGGGTAATCCTGCTCGAGATCGGCGTTTCCACGTGTCCACGAGTTGATAGCCTTGTCACCGAACCAGACAAGTGTGATCTCGTCAGAGTTGGGGACGGTAACCTTGTAAGTACCGGACTCGGGAGCGTAGAGGAAACCGCGGTGGTTGACGGCCTTGTATTGGTACATCTGGCTGGGGCTGTCCTCGTAGATTTTGAAAGGCTTAGTCCAGTCAGTGTTGGGCTGGATACCGATACGTTCGGTGATGCCTTGGTAGGTAGGGGTGGCATCGTGGAAGTAGGTGGCGTCGAAAGATGTGAAGCGGGGAGGGTCAGAGTTGTAGAACTGGTGGGTGTAGATAGCATAGTCCATGCCACCGTTGTCACAAGATTGGTCGGCAGTAGGAGCAGCAGTCTCGGTGGTAGTCTGGGTGGCCGATGTCTCAATCTCAGTGGAAGTAGCCTCAGTAGTGGTCTCGACAGTAGTAGTAT
This Fusarium poae strain DAOMC 252244 chromosome 3, whole genome shotgun sequence DNA region includes the following protein-coding sequences:
- a CDS encoding hypothetical protein (SECRETED:SignalP(1-18)) codes for the protein MQSIITFAGLAFANLAVAGPCKPLPQTTVSSVDVVSTTSAEPTVVTATLDPVSGVSTSAESSTVSESETGYESSTYVESSTLATVVIQETSSVETSATETTAETGTTSVEVETSATQTSAVDTTAVETTTEATSVETTAADTSAAETTAVETATVETSAAETIATQTTAADTTTADTTTADTTTADTTTADTTTADTTTVETTTEATSTEIETSATQTTTETAAPTADQSCDNGGMDYAIYTHQFYNSDPPRFTSFDATYFHDATPTYQGITERIGIQPNTDWTKPFKIYEDSPSQMYQYKAVNHRGFLYAPESGTYKVTVPNSDEITLVWFGDKAINSWTRGNADLEQDYPGGTSRSFNIDLEAGTYTPFRLLWANAQGELNFIAEVQAPGGKIIVNGDGADNKYLVRFSCDGTTPTWPDFY